Below is a window of Clostridium cagae DNA.
TGGTGCAATTATAGTAAAAGATGATATTGTTATATCAAAAGCACACAATTTAAAAGAAACATTAAAAGACGCAACGGCTCATGCAGAAATATTAGCCATAAGAAAAGCAGCTAAGTTTTTAGGGGATTGGAGATTAAAAGGTACGGAAATGTATGTTACTTTAGAACCATGTTCTATGTGCACTAGTGCTATAATTCAAAGCAGAATATCAAAATTACATATAGGAACATTTAATAAGGATATGGGAGCTTGTGGTTCTGTAATAAATCTTATAGATGATAGGCGGTTAGAATCATTTCTTAATGTTAATTGGTTATATGATGAAGAATGTTCTAATTTACTTATGAAATTCTTTAGCTTAAAAAGAAAAATTAATAAAAATAAATTATTATAGTATATGTTATAATAAAAATTACTCACAACATATATTAAAAATAGTAGTAAAAAATTTTATAAAATTGGAGGAAAGTAATGCAGTTTATTCAGATGCTTGATAATAAAATTTTAGAATTTATACGTATTAACTTACATACCCCAATGATGGATAAGATAGTTCCTATAGTAACTTCTTTAGGAAATATGGGACTTATATGGATAGTTATAGGCTTAGCATTTATAGCTAATAAAAAGTATAGAAAATATGGGATTATAATGTTATGTACATTATGCATTGGAGCACTGATTGGTGATGGAATTATAAAACCACTAGTTGAAAGAGAAAGACCATTTAATTTTGTTGAAAATATACAATTGCTTATAAAGGCACCTACAAGTTTTTCATTTCCATCTGGACATACCATGTCTTCATTTGCCGCAGCAACGATTATATATATAGCAAATAAAAAAATGGGAATTGGAGCGTTTTTATTAGCAGCACTTATAGGATTTTCAAGAATGTATTTATATGTTCACTATCCATCAGATGTGCTAGTTGGGTGTATATTAGGAATAATTTTAAGTACTTGTGTTTATAAAATAATAAGTCCTAAATACGATAAAAAATTTAATTAAATAGCTATGTTTTAGCAGAGTGTTAATATATGCAATAGGCAAAGTTCAATTACTCAGTCCACTTTGCTTATGCATATATCAACATATATTTAAAACATAGCCAATTAAATAAAATAAGATACAAAATATTCAGTTGAATTAGGCTTTTTTATATGATATTATAAAAAAGCATTATGCCTTTGGAGAAATGTCCGAGTGGTTGAAGGAGCACGCCTGGAAAGCGTGTATAGGGTTCACGCTCTATCATGGGTTCAAATCCCATTTTCTCCGCCAAGAATTTATTGGTTTTTCTATTTATGACATCTAGATAGATTATAGAGTTTAACAAAATAATTAAGAAACACATTTTTTAATAAATTTAGATTATGTGTTTCTTATTTTTTTTGTTTAAGAATATAAATGTTAAAGAAATTAACTTTTATTCATAAGTTTAAAAAGATATGATATTTGATATAATATAGATAATAGACAAGTGTAAGAACTAATAGAATGAAAAAAGAGAAGTGGTGATTTTTTATGATAATAGATGATTTAAGGGAATTAAGTCTTACAAGTACTTCAAAAGGAATGTTATATAAATGTATAGGTAATATAAGTGAAAAAAAAGTTTTTATTAAGACAGGAACTAAATTAAAAAATAAATTTTCTATATTAGAACCAATTAGTGAAGTTATTGCAAGTGAAATAATTAGAAAGTTTAATATAGAATGTGCATTTAATACTTTAAGTAAAATGAAATTACCTAGTTTTAAGGATGAAGTAATAGTAAATATATCAGAAAACTTTTTAAAAGAGAATGAATCATTAATTAAAGTACATTTGAATGAATTATTTGATATAGTGGATAAATATAAGGTGTACCTATCAGAATATAGAATTGAATGTATTAAATATTTACTACAAACTAGATACAATCATTTAATAGAGAGGGGAATTTTATGATAGATAAATATATGTTGATGTGTAAAGATACTCCAATTGGTGATATTATTTATGATACAAATACTAAAAAATTTAGTTTTATAAAATATGATGAAATTACAGATAGAAAATATTTGCCTTTAGGAATGTATAGTTATCAAAACTGGAATATAGATTACAAACCTTCTCACGATGATATTGTATTTTGGCTTGAAGATAGAGTTGTTCCCAAAGAAAGAGCAAATATAGATGATATATTAAAAGTTATGGGATTAATAGATTATAATTTTTGGGAATTATGTAGAAGAACAAGAGCAATGTGTATGGAGGATTATTTTTGGCTAAGTAAAGGAGAAACGTATGAAAAAGTTCATATGAGATATTTAGCAGAAAATAATAGAATAGATGAAACACCAATACCTTTTGAGGCAGTACCATATCCAAATGAATTCAAAATATTGGACAATAATAAAGTAGTTAAAAATATTACTTATGGTGAAATATAAAGAAAAATATTCATGGCAACTCTGGATTTGATATTTATTTTCATGTGACTAAATAATATTTGTTCAAAAGGTTGAATCAAAAAAATATATATGATATTATGAATTGGCAATGTAGAAATATATAAAAGATTATAAATGTATTAACTTACTAAAGCATATATATTAATATTTTTTAATTTAAATAAATATTAATATTAAAGGAAAAATTTCAGATGAATTCATAATAATATATATATTTACGAAATTATATTAATAGTATAGTATTGTATTTATAGATAGTATGTGTTATTATGTAAAAGTATAAAAAATGCACAATGTTTAATATGGTTTGATGCCTAATGGAGGCATAGTTTTTTCAAGATGAAAAAATGTTATTGAGGTTCAAATCCTCTTCATACCACCATTCCGTGCTAGATGGGGAGTTAGCGGTGCCCTGTAACCTGCAATCCGCTATAGCAGGATTGAATTCCTCGTCGAGGTATTA
It encodes the following:
- a CDS encoding nucleoside deaminase, with product MNFLDIAKEEARIAMSKGEVPIGAIIVKDDIVISKAHNLKETLKDATAHAEILAIRKAAKFLGDWRLKGTEMYVTLEPCSMCTSAIIQSRISKLHIGTFNKDMGACGSVINLIDDRRLESFLNVNWLYDEECSNLLMKFFSLKRKINKNKLL
- a CDS encoding phosphatase PAP2 family protein codes for the protein MQFIQMLDNKILEFIRINLHTPMMDKIVPIVTSLGNMGLIWIVIGLAFIANKKYRKYGIIMLCTLCIGALIGDGIIKPLVERERPFNFVENIQLLIKAPTSFSFPSGHTMSSFAAATIIYIANKKMGIGAFLLAALIGFSRMYLYVHYPSDVLVGCILGIILSTCVYKIISPKYDKKFN